The following DNA comes from Nitrogeniibacter aestuarii.
GCTTCACCGCACGCCAGTGTGCCAACAAATATCCGGGGAGCGGTCATCGAGGCCGAGTTATAAACCGGCGGCGATGCTCAGAACCCGGTCTGCGACAAGCCGACAGTCAGCCTCCGACATCCACCACCCACATGGAAGCGAAATTTGCCGGCGCCCGAATTCACGCGTACCAGGCAAGTCAGCCTCGAACGGCTGAAACGCCGTATAGATGTCGTTGGACAGGTGCACGAGACCCGCAGCGATGCCCTCGGCATTGAGTCGCTCGATCAGTGCATCACGCTGCGATTCAGTCCCGGAAAACAGGCAGGTATAGACCCAATAGCTTGAGATTGCATCCGCAGGCACCTTGATCGGCTCAATCAATGCCGTGGCGGCAAAAGCCTCGTTGTACACGGCACCGTTGGCACGATGTGCGCCAAGGAGGCCCTCAATATGCGGCATCTGCGCAAGACCAATAGCCGCTGACACATTATTCATGTTGAACTTGTATCCAACCTCTTCGGGGAGTATATCGGCACTCCAACGCTGGCCTTTCCATTCACCCTTTTCATCTTTTGCCGCTTCGCGGTCGTAGCCAAACCACTTCAGCTTGCGGGCGAGTACGTAATGTTCGTCGTCTCGGCATACGATCGCACCACCGTCGCCCGACGACAGATGCTTGATCGCCTGGAACGAGTAACAGGTGAAATCGGCGAAATGGCAGACGGATTTTCCTTTCCACTTTGCGCCGAAGGCGTGCGCTGCATCCTGAATCACCGGGATACCGTGACGCTGCCCGACCTCATAGATCGCCTCAAGGTCACACGGCGTCCCAGCCCAGTTTACGTAGGCAATAGCGCGCGTTCGATCCGTGATTTTGCGTTCGATGTCTGAGGGAATAATCGAACCACTCAACGGATCAATGTCTGCCCAAACAATATTTGCCCCCAGATTGACGATTGGCGTATTGGTTGCCACACACGTCATCGCTGTCGTCACGACTTCAGTCCCG
Coding sequences within:
- a CDS encoding DegT/DnrJ/EryC1/StrS family aminotransferase; translated protein: MNFPLFKVHMPVEEALAGVREVLESGFVNEGVQVTEFQKALTDFLGTRNLVLTNACTSALTIAYKLAGVEPGTEVVTTAMTCVATNTPIVNLGANIVWADIDPLSGSIIPSDIERKITDRTRAIAYVNWAGTPCDLEAIYEVGQRHGIPVIQDAAHAFGAKWKGKSVCHFADFTCYSFQAIKHLSSGDGGAIVCRDDEHYVLARKLKWFGYDREAAKDEKGEWKGQRWSADILPEEVGYKFNMNNVSAAIGLAQMPHIEGLLGAHRANGAVYNEAFAATALIEPIKVPADAISSYWVYTCLFSGTESQRDALIERLNAEGIAAGLVHLSNDIYTAFQPFEADLPGTREFGRRQISLPCGWWMSEADCRLVADRVLSIAAGL